TGATTATACACCAAATCTTGCCGCACGAACTCCGGATCCTGAAAGGTTACTTCAGAGTTATCATCATTCGGCGGCCACACTAAATTATATCCGTGCAATGATTGACGGTGGTTTTGCCGATCTGCATCATCCATACAACTGGAATCTGCATTCCATTGAAAAATCACCTAAATGGCCGGATTACCAGAAAATTGTTGCTCAAATATTAGACGCAATCGATTTCATGGAATCTTTCGGAGGCGCTCGTAAAGAAAGCCTGAATAAGATTGATTTCTTTACTTCCCATGAAGGGCTGTTGCTTGGTTATGAAGAAGCAATGACTCGCAAAGATCCGCAATCACAAAAGTATTATAATTTGGGAGCTCATATGGTGTGGATTGGGGAGAGGTCCAGGGATGTTAATGGCGCCCATGTTGAATACTTTCGCGGAATTTCAAATCCAATTGGAATGAAAGTCGGACCTACTTGCACGGCTGATGAACTTTTAAAATTACTCTCCATCTTAAACCCCGACAATGAGCCAGGCAAAATCACATTAATTACCAGAATGGGTGCTAGTAAGGTGGATGATATTCTACCAGGTTTAGTTAAGGCGGTACAAAAATCAGGCAATGTCGTGACTTGGTGCTGCGATCCAATGCATGGCAACACAATCATTGGCAATGGAAAATTGAAAACACGCAATTTTTCAGTTATTCTGGATGAACTAAAAAGGAGTTTTCTTATTCACATTGAGAACCAATCCTATCTTGCGGGTGTGCATTTTGAGCTTACCGGTGAAGATGTTAGCGAGTGTATTGGCGGATCGGTTAATCTTACGGATGAGGAGCTTCAAAGAAATTATTCAAGCTATTGCGATCCACGGTTGAACTATTCACAAAGTTTGGAAATGGCTTTTCTCATCACACAATTATTGCATGAAAATTATAGTTCTTTTCGCTCCCTTTCTTGAAGAGAAGATTATTCTATTATTTTTATCCTTGCTATTCATCTCATCTAAAATTATCTTCAAAACCATACTATTTTTTTAAGCAAATCATTTCTTTGAGGTTATTCATTTGAACCAAAAAAATGATATCATAACAACTGAACAAGAAAACTATGAGCGGCTCAGCGTCGAAGCAATTGATGCAATTTTAGGCAAACCGTTCAAAGTATTGGATGATGGTTTTGTCCGCGTGATTGATTACATGGGATCTGATGAATCAATCGTCCAGGCTGCCCGTGTTTCTTATGGGAAGGGCACTAAAAAAATTCAGCAAGACAGGGGATTGATTCGTTATTTGTTGCGCCACAGGCATACCACTCCTTTCGAAATGTGTGAAATTAAATTTCACGTACGAGTACCTATGGATTGCTGGCGGCAGTGGATCAGACATCGTACTGCAAATATAAATGAATACTCAACCCGCTACTCCATTGCAATTGATGCTTCTCAAACAACTAAACCGGATGAATGGCGGCTGCAGGCAAAAGGCAATCGTCAGGGGAGCGTTGGTTTTCTTGATTCGCAGACTGGGGAAATCTTAAGCAAAAAAGAAGCAGAATTACAGAATTTATCTCGTCAGTCGTATGAAGAACGATTGGAAGCAGGAGTAGCCAGGGAACAAGCTCGCAAGGATTTGCCGTTATCCACCTACACGGAGGCTTACTGGAAAATAGATTTGTACAATTTGTTTCATTTTCTCAGCCTTAGGATGGATGAGCATGCTCAGGAAGAAATTCGTGTTTATGCTAAGGTCATTGGGGAAGAAATTGTCAAGCCTTGGTGCCCAATTGCCTGGGAAGCATTTTTAGATTTCAGTCTTCATTCGTTCGGTTTTTCTCGACTTGAGCATTTTATCCTAAAAGAAGTCATTGCAGGAAATAGTGACAAGGCCATTCAGCTTGCAGTTGAATTCGGATTATTACCAGCCGATTTAAGCCAAATTAAAAAGAACAGAGAAAGAGCCGAGTTAGAAGCCAAATTGTGCCAACTTGGACTCAATATTCCGTGGCAACTAAAATAATATTTTAATTAATTCATCTAATCCACTCATACTCAATAAAATTAACCGGAGGTTCTATGAATAAATCAATAAATAAAATGGGAATATCATTTTTCGTAGTGTTATTCTTCATTAATTTGTTAATGATCAATTTTGGTTGTTCCAAAAGTGAAGAGCAATCAGTTGATGATGCTACTCAACTAAAAGCAAATTTGGTTTATTATTCAATGCCTGGCTGACCATTCTGCGCTAAGATACAAACCATCGTGAATGGTTTAGAAGAAACAAATAAAGGAGTATTGGCTTGTGAAATCCGAAATGCTATGGATGAGAAGGGTAAAGTAGAAATTTCCGAATTAGGTTTTAAAACCCACGGAATGGTTTTTTACGATCCTGATGGTAACATCCTCAAAAAGATAGATGGACACAAGATGACCGAAGAAGAAATTGATTCAGCAGTGAATGAAATTTTAGGAATTTAAATAAATCAATCCTTTGTTACTTAGCCCGGTTCAAAAATTAAGAGCCGGGCTTTTTTAATAATTTTGATTTTGAAGATCAAAATAAGCTTAATGAATTATTACTTTGAGGAGCTAAATAATGCCTAGAATGGTTCATTTTGAAATACGTCATGCAGTGTAAATTCAAAGTCTTCATTCTTATTGTCGTTTCGATTGTATCCATTCATACAATTTCATGTTCTAACCAAAATAATTTTATTCATGTGGTTATTCAAACTGAACTGGGCGATATAGAAGTTGCCATAGATTCAGTCAATGCTCCGAACACTTCGGTTAATTTCCTAAAATATGTGGATGAAGGATTTTACTCCACAGGCAGTTTCTATCGAACTGTAAAATTAGACAATCAACCAGACAATGATGTATGGATCGAAGTGATTCAAGGCGGTATTAATCGTGAATATAGAGATAAGCAATTTCCACCAATCAACCTGGAACGGACAAATCAAACCCATGTAAACCATGAAGATGGAGCGATCTCCATGGCTCGATCAGGTCCGGATACCGCAACTTCAGCTTTTTTTATTTGCATTGGCAACCAACCCTCTCTTGATTTTGGCGGAGATCGAAATCCGGATGGACAAGGTTTCGCAGCATTCGGAAAAGTTACGCATGGAATGAAGATTATCAGAAATATTCAGTCTTCCCCGGCAGAAGGACAGGGATTAACCCCAGCAATAAAAATTATTAATATCAAACGGAAGTAAGCCTGGATTATTGGCTTGAATTAATGGGATTCTTGCAATAGTTTTTTGATTAATCATTAACGTTGGATATAAATAACGAAACTAAAATAGGAGCATGTATGCCGAAACTTACGATTGAAGGATTCGGATCATATGAGGTCGAAAGGGGAAAGCGATTGGTAAATGCAATTGAATCCAATAACGTTGATATTGGGCATCGTTGCGGCGGAAATGCTAAATGCACCACTTGTAGAGTCGTGTTTTCTGAGGGAGAACCAACCACGATGACCCAGGCTGAATATGATAAATTAGAAGAAAAGGAACTTTTTGGCGAAGTCCGGCTTTCATGCCAGATTGTATGTGATCATGATATGTCTCTGAAACCATTAATGCGTCAGTCGGAAATGGGTTGGGATGATCCGGGTCCGGAGACTGAAAATTATGTGACGCCTGAAGCCAAGTGGCTGCCAATTGAAGAACTCAAAAAGTAATAATGAGTTATGCGTTTAATCGGTGAATTAGATAACGAAGCATTTGCACTTACATTTAGCGATGCGCTCTTTGTAAAGGGAATTGAAAACCGTATTCAGGAAGAAAACGGCAAGTGGGCAATTTGGGTTCTTGCGGAAGAAAAGTTACAAAAATCCAAAGAATTATTGGATCTTTACAGGAAAAATCCCGAGCACAAAGAATTTCACCAGGCAGCGGAAAAGGCGTATGAAATTAAAATGGCAGAAGCCAAAGAGGCAACAGCTTATCAAAAGAGTATGGCTGCTGCCAGTAAGAAAATTAGCGGTGTTTTTGAAAGTGGCACAGGCAGGGTAACGTTATCCCTGATTTTATTTTCAGTTTTTATTGCCCTTTTTTCACTCCTTGGAGAAAATAAAGCCTTTTTAAATCCTTTTTTCATTACTGAATACGATATTGCAGGAGATAGAATTCAATGGATGCCAGGCCTTCCTGAAGTTTTTAGCGGTCAGATTTGGCGGCTTATAACACCGATTTTTATTCATTTTGGAATCATACATATCTTTTTCAATATGTGGTGGCTAAAATCACTCGGAACCGTCATTGAACACCGAGAGGGACGCGTTTATCTAGGAGTGATGGTATTATTAATTGCTGCCCTTTCCAATTTGGGCCAGTACTTATTATCCGGCCCCAGTTTCGGTGGTATGTCTGGTGTAGTGTATGGATTGCTCGGTTATATCTGGTTTCGAAGTAAATATGATCCGGGATCCGGCTATCATATTGATAATTTTATCGTTCAGTTTATGGTTGTTTGGTTTTTTCTTGGGGTTACCGGGATTATCGGAAATATAGCAAATGGTACTCACGGTATCGGCCTGGCATGTGGAATGACATGGGGCTATATCTCATCCCGATTGCGTATTAAATAAATATTATGAATTCTTAAATGAACATATTCAAAGTCATATTAATCTAAAATATTCCTGCCTGTGCGAACAGTTTTATCATTCGGATTCATCACAATTTCAATTTATGTATTTTTCTGCATCCTGCTTTTTTTCTTCCAGGATAAAATGTTGTTTTTCCCGGATAGAAATATAGGTTCCACACCTCTTTCAATTGGGCTGAGTTTTGAGGAAGTGTCAATTCTTACCAGGGATAAAGTAAAAATTCACGGTTGGTTTCTGCCGGTGGCAGGGGCTGAGAAAATCTTGTTGTTTTTTCATGGCAACGCCGGCAATATTTCTCATCGCCTTGAATCGTTGGAAATTTTTACTCGAATGGGATTGTCGGTATTCATTATCGATTACAGAGGTTATGGGAAAAGCGAAGGTAAACCTTCGGAACAGGGAACCTATTTGGATGCTGAAGCCGCATGGAATTACCTGACCACTGACAGAAATTATGATCCGAATGAAATTATTGTTTTTGGGCGATCCATGGGCGGCAGTTTAGGAACTTATGTGGCTAGTAAGTTTAATCCGGCTGCACTTATATTAGAGTCATCTTTTACTTCAGTCCCTGAGTTAGCAGGAGATATTTATTGGTATTTTCCGGTAAAATTACTATCCAGAATAAATTACGATAATCTTGGTAGAATTCAGGATACTAAATGCCCTGTTTTGATTATTCACAGCAAAGACGATGAAATCATTCCATTCCGGCATGGGCAAAAATTATTCGAAATAGCTAATAACCCAAAGGAATTTC
This window of the candidate division KSB1 bacterium genome carries:
- a CDS encoding FAD-dependent thymidylate synthase translates to MITTEQENYERLSVEAIDAILGKPFKVLDDGFVRVIDYMGSDESIVQAARVSYGKGTKKIQQDRGLIRYLLRHRHTTPFEMCEIKFHVRVPMDCWRQWIRHRTANINEYSTRYSIAIDASQTTKPDEWRLQAKGNRQGSVGFLDSQTGEILSKKEAELQNLSRQSYEERLEAGVAREQARKDLPLSTYTEAYWKIDLYNLFHFLSLRMDEHAQEEIRVYAKVIGEEIVKPWCPIAWEAFLDFSLHSFGFSRLEHFILKEVIAGNSDKAIQLAVEFGLLPADLSQIKKNRERAELEAKLCQLGLNIPWQLK
- a CDS encoding rhomboid family intramembrane serine protease → MRLIGELDNEAFALTFSDALFVKGIENRIQEENGKWAIWVLAEEKLQKSKELLDLYRKNPEHKEFHQAAEKAYEIKMAEAKEATAYQKSMAAASKKISGVFESGTGRVTLSLILFSVFIALFSLLGENKAFLNPFFITEYDIAGDRIQWMPGLPEVFSGQIWRLITPIFIHFGIIHIFFNMWWLKSLGTVIEHREGRVYLGVMVLLIAALSNLGQYLLSGPSFGGMSGVVYGLLGYIWFRSKYDPGSGYHIDNFIVQFMVVWFFLGVTGIIGNIANGTHGIGLACGMTWGYISSRLRIK
- a CDS encoding (2Fe-2S)-binding protein; this encodes MPKLTIEGFGSYEVERGKRLVNAIESNNVDIGHRCGGNAKCTTCRVVFSEGEPTTMTQAEYDKLEEKELFGEVRLSCQIVCDHDMSLKPLMRQSEMGWDDPGPETENYVTPEAKWLPIEELKK
- a CDS encoding peptidylprolyl isomerase, producing the protein MQCKFKVFILIVVSIVSIHTISCSNQNNFIHVVIQTELGDIEVAIDSVNAPNTSVNFLKYVDEGFYSTGSFYRTVKLDNQPDNDVWIEVIQGGINREYRDKQFPPINLERTNQTHVNHEDGAISMARSGPDTATSAFFICIGNQPSLDFGGDRNPDGQGFAAFGKVTHGMKIIRNIQSSPAEGQGLTPAIKIINIKRK
- a CDS encoding alpha/beta hydrolase, encoding MLFFPDRNIGSTPLSIGLSFEEVSILTRDKVKIHGWFLPVAGAEKILLFFHGNAGNISHRLESLEIFTRMGLSVFIIDYRGYGKSEGKPSEQGTYLDAEAAWNYLTTDRNYDPNEIIVFGRSMGGSLGTYVASKFNPAALILESSFTSVPELAGDIYWYFPVKLLSRINYDNLGRIQDTKCPVLIIHSKDDEIIPFRHGQKLFEIANNPKEFLEINFGHNDGFYLSGEKYTDGIIKFLGDYLK
- a CDS encoding 3-deoxy-7-phosphoheptulonate synthase, with protein sequence MKNWTTDSWKSFKAFQQPEYSDPEKYGKVLGTICAYPALVFPGEVVKLKEQIAKAGERKAFILQGGSCAEKFIDCNEVSITNQIKILLQMSVILTYGARKSIIKIGRIAGQYAKPRSNVTEIVDGQLISSYLGDSVNDYTPNLAARTPDPERLLQSYHHSAATLNYIRAMIDGGFADLHHPYNWNLHSIEKSPKWPDYQKIVAQILDAIDFMESFGGARKESLNKIDFFTSHEGLLLGYEEAMTRKDPQSQKYYNLGAHMVWIGERSRDVNGAHVEYFRGISNPIGMKVGPTCTADELLKLLSILNPDNEPGKITLITRMGASKVDDILPGLVKAVQKSGNVVTWCCDPMHGNTIIGNGKLKTRNFSVILDELKRSFLIHIENQSYLAGVHFELTGEDVSECIGGSVNLTDEELQRNYSSYCDPRLNYSQSLEMAFLITQLLHENYSSFRSLS